CTGGAAGCGATATTCTTCGTTTCTCAATATCAAGTAGAAGTTATCCTTCAGGTTGATCGGAAGGGCGGATTTCTGTTTGAAGCCCTCGAAATGGACGAAAACATTGTTCGTTTCACGTATGGTCCAAATGATGTATCAACGTTAACTGATAAACTATCCGATGTCATCGACAGATACTCCTAAAAGAGAAGCAGGGCCATAAACAGGTTCTGCTTCTCTCTTAGTTTTTGACTAACTGCGGATCCAATTTTAATTTAGGCGGCTGATAGGAAATGATTTCGATTTGATCATCTTCTTTGATTTTGCCTGGACACTCTACGACACATACAATTCCTCTTCTGCCATAAGCAGCCTTTACGAATTTTGCAGCCAGCTTTGGTTCATCTTTATAAGCCTGTTGGATGATTTCTCCTGGCTGAACACAAGGGTGGTTTTCTCCTTCGCACACTAAGCCGGCACCGCTCGGGAATACAATTCTGCTTCCTTCAGGGAGCTGCGTAAAATGACTGAAACCGCTGATGGCGATATTTGCTCCAAGCCATTCAGGAAGGATTTTTTCTACTCCCAATATGTCTGCAATCTCAGCACATTCCTCTACGGAAACAATGGAAATTTGCCGGCGGTTAAAAATCTTTGTTTTTCTGGGATACATCGGTTCTCTTGCACCTGCGAGTTTCGTAAGGCCGAAGTGCAGATCACCGGGAATGCCGCCGTAATCAAGGTCAGCCTGCTTGATGGGCTCAGTTACAAATGTATTTTGTTTTTCCGCTATATATAAGCTTTCAATTGCTGCCTCATAAGATTTCCACATATGTACTTTTCTCCTTGTCCAAATTTTAGTTAGATAAATTATACCAGAAAATTCAATTCGGTTGAAAACTAGGGATTGTGCAATTATTGAGTGGAACTGTGTAATTATCCCCCGTAACAATGCAATTATGACGTGAACTTGTGCAATTATTTCAGCCAATTGTGCAAAAAGCGGAAAGAATTGTGCAAATCCATGCTGTAATCGTGCAATTGCAGCAGAAATATCTTCATTTGGTGATCTAAGCTTTACGTTTAGTCACTCCACATGATGTAGAGGATGTATCACCCGTAATTTCCCTCGACCAGAATCCGCTATCAATTAAATGAATATTCAGATCATTTACAACCTTTATAATTAATTTACAATAATAATTCTTATATTTACGGACGGTTAACATTCAAATTATAAACTAAATGTGTTTGATACATAAGAGGGGAAGGTGATTTCAACTTACTACAGTGTAACGTCAAGGGACTCCATAGCTGTTTGGACAAAATAATGTTACAAGGAATGGGCGGGGAGAAAGAAAATTATGAGAAGAAGAATGCTTTCTATGTTACTTTGTTTATCTCTATTCGGTACTACGTTTGCTTCGAGCGCAAATGCAGTAGGGAATGTGAATCAAAGGCTAGTACCATTGCATGTTGACAAAAGTTCAAAGCCGTTATCGATAACGGAGGTTTATTCGGATGACAAGGCAAGTCCGAAAATTGAAGGTGCCGGCGATCAAGATTTGTTTGAGTATGTTGAAATCTATAACAATACGAATGAAAAGGCAGATTTTAATAAGCTGTACGGCATTAGCTACAGCTACGATTCAAAGCATAAGGATTTGTCAGTAGCCTCTGCCGATAAAAATGATGGAAATGTCATTATTCCTGCCAACAGCCCGGCAGTATTCTGGGTAGAGAGAACGAATGAATCGATTTCCGGAGCTGCCCGAAACTTAACTGAGGCCGATTTTAGAAACTATCATAACATTCCGGACAATGTCCCGGTCTTCAAGGTACGCGGTCAGGACGGGATTGCTGATAGTGATGGGGATTTCATCATTTCCAAAAAAGACAATAAGGAAGACGTGTTAAGTGAAGTTTCCTATACAAAGCAAGATGTAGCTGACGGCAAAAGCTTGCACCTAAGAGTGCCGGCTTCGGGTACAAAGTCACAAAGCTATAAACAAAAAGGAGAACCAACTGCCGGAACAATTGAAAACGAACAATTCGTTCCACAGAAAAACAGTGAGCCGATCATAAAACATAAGCCGGCTGATTCCGTTGAGCAGGGTTCTGACCTCAAGGTGTCAGCAGAAGCCTCAGATACTGACGGTGATCCATTAACTGTTAAACTATTTTATAAATCAAAAGAGAGTAACGACTATAAAGAATACCAGATGAAAAAAGAGTCTGGCACAAAGTATACATATACGATTCCAGCGAAAGAGTTATCGGGGAATAAAGCTTCCTACTATATAACTGCTAGTGATGGAAAAGCCTCGGTACAATCTGATGAATTTGCAACAGCTATTGACGAGAAAAAAGCTTCACTCAAAAAGGCAGGTTCTCAGGATAATAAACCAGCCATGCCCGTTTTGCTGACAGAGGTTTATCCAAATGACAAAGCGCATTCGGATATCGCTGGAGCAGGATCGAACGATCTTTATGAGTATGTTGAAATCTATAATAATACGAGCAGTGATATCAATTTTAACGAGCGTTATAAAGTTAGATACAATTTCGTTTCAAATCTCAAGGATTTGTCCGTCACATCTGTTACAGACTCTCAAGATAAAAACGTAATCATCCCGGCGAACAACCCTGCAGTTTTGTGGGTAGAGCGCACGAGCGGAAGCATTACCGGAGATGCAAAAAATGTTACTGAAGCAGATTTTAGAGCATATCATAACATTCCGGAATCTGTTCCCGTATTTAAGCTTCGCGGCCAAGACGGGCTTGCGAATGCCGACAGGGGATTCCAGATTACAAATAAAGAAAACAATAATGAAATCATCAGCGAAGTTTTTTATACAAACGATGATGTAGCTGACGGGAAAAGTCAGCATCTAAGAGTTCCGAAATCGGGTTCGCTATTAGTGAATTATCTTCAAAAGGGTAACACATCAGCCGGAGATGTAGCGCCGGATCAGCTAATCCCTTCTGAGAATAAAGAACCGCTGATCCAGCATCAGCCATTGGAGTCAGTGAAAGCAGAGTCGGATTTCAAGGTGACCGCTGAAGCCACAGATGCTGATAGCGATCCGTTGACATTAAAGCTGTATTATAAAACATCTGAGTCTGCGGAATACACAAAAAAAGAGATGACTAAAGAATCAGGCAGCAATTTTTCTTATACGATTCCAAAAGACGAGCTGTCAGGCAGTAAAGTATCCTATTATCTTGAAGCAAGTGACGGGGAAACTGTGTCACGTTCAACAGACTATGTTGTCCCTGTTCATGGAGCAAATCCTAAGACGCCTCCTGTTCTGATCACGGAAATTGCACCGCATCCTGCAGGAGATTTTCGATTAGGTACGGGTAATCAATATGAGTTTATCGAGTTTTACAATAATTCCGATAAACCTCTTAATCTTAAAGGCTATTCCCTCTTCTATTTATACCCTGGGAACACAGATCCTAAACAGTGGACAATCCCTGTGGATACGAATATCGAACCGTACAGTACGGGTGTCATTTGGTTTGCAAAGGAAGCGATCAGCGCAGGGTTTACGAACGTAGCTGATTTTAATACACATTACAATTCAACACTAAAAGACAATGACGTTATTTTTTATGACAACAGCAAGCCTGCCGATTTCAATTTGCCAAATGCAACGAATCGCGGGTATGCGATTTCAAGCTCTGACAGCGTGAATGACATTGTCGTTGAGGCTTGGTATGATTCTGCGAATGCTTCAAGCCCTGACAGATTGGTAAACGATGTGAGAAATGGCGTTATCCGATATTCGTATCCTGACTCAGGGAAAAAAATGGAGAGACTTGATACAAGAAATTACGCCAATCCCGGCAATCTAGATAAAGGCCAGGTGCCGTTAAAAGATGGGAATGATATGATTGCTCCATCGATTAAGCATGATCAACTTATTTATAATGTCGAAAAAAATAATGCAACAAAAATAACGATCGAAAGTGATGAAGAACTTTCCAAATCTGAACTGAAATATGGATTAACTACGGACAAAGGCACCGACTTTACAGGGAGCATGGATCTTACCTTGAAAGAAAAATCGGACGGCCGTTATGTGTACGAGGGTTCCCTGACCATATCAGAGCCGGGAACTTATCGCTATATGATTGTCGCAGAAGATAAGAGCGGGAACGTAACGAAGTTTCCTTATAATTCATTAGGAAATGTCCTGACTGTTAATGAAAAAGGAAGAGAAGTAGCGCTTCCGGAAAAAGGATTGTCCTTGAACGAAGGAGCAATGCTTAAGGAAAATGTCGGTTTTTATGCGTACGGGGAACATGCGAACGATGAAATTACGGTCACTCTCAATGGGGATCCGCTTAATCTGAGACCTGCTTTGCCTGGACCTGTTCAGTTCGGATTCCAATCAAGAAGCATTGATCAAATTTATCAAGCATCTGCGAGTGCAAAAAATCCTGCAGGTGAAAGTAAATTTATTGAAAGATTGCTTCCGAAATATTTGCAAGAGGCGTGGTATCTCTATGATGTGTCGCCGGATTATTTCGTATCCAATCAGTCTGTATCCATCCATACGGGCAACGAGAATATGCCTTACGACTTAGACACACATGATAAATATTTTGGAAAAACGAATTACGATGATTTTGATGTGAAAAACGTTCATATTATTTTGCCGGACGGTACGCTTGTTAAACCGGAAACAGTCCGCAATTACCTGGGAAGTAAATCGGAAACAGAAGTTTCATATAGTGAAAATGTCTATTTCCCTCTCGGAGATGGCGGCGGCGGGAGCAGCGGTAATTTAAATAAACCGCTGATCAGCGAATTTAAATTTCCTATTCCTTCTGACAAGTACACGGCGAGATATTCTGAAATTGATACGTCAAAATTAGCTGATGGAACCTATTCTCTTGAAATGAAGATAGGCAATGATTCAATTCAAAAGGTAGAAACAAAGATAGATAATACGAAGCCTGTAATAAAAGGTATTAAATACGGTACAGAAGATTACTTGGAAGATTCGAAGAGTCCTAAAGGGCCAATTACTTTTTCAGTAGAAGCTGATGATAATCTCACAGGTATTTCTAAAGTGGAAGCAAAGTTAGATGATAAAAAGATTTCACTGCCTTACGAGACTTCTTCTGCTATTCTCTCGCCGGGCGAGCATGTCATCTCTGTAACGGCCTATGATGGGGCCGGAAATCAGGCAACGAAATCCGTAACGTTCAATATCAATGAGGAGAAGCCGCTTGAGCCCGGTCAAGTTTCACCAGAAGACTTTGCTGATTCTGTATCGAGAAACGCGACACTTCGAGCAAAGGTAACAGATCCGAGCGGCGATCGCATGGATGTAGGATTTTACAAGGGCAGCAAATATGATTTTGCCAGAAAAGGCCATATCAAAGGTTTTACGAACATTGCGGACAGGGAACCTCCGCTGACAGTGGCACCTTCAGGGGAAACCGCGATTGAAAAAAACGACCAAGCAAAAATTGCCTATGAAGATGGGAAATACCTTGTTAATGACAGTCCTTCTGGATTCCCATATCACAGATTTGAAATTTCTGTTGATGAGCAATTAAATAATGGCAGTACAGTAGAGCTTTACTGGAAAGGAAAAACTTTACCTAATCGAAAAGTTACGCTTTATGCTTGGGATTATCAAGAAGAAAAATGGCAGGCGTTAAAAGCGGAAACCGGCAACGCAGAAGAAAAAGATATTGTCCTTTCGTCAGAGGTCGAGATCGGTAAGTATGTGAAAAACGGAAAAATCCAAGCAATGGTTCAGGATGAAATTAAAAATCCAAATGATCCGTTTACGATGCTTTGGTTTACAGATACCCAGTTTTACGCTGAATCCTATCCGCATATTTTTGACACACTCGGTGACTGGATCGTTGATGAATATAAGAAAGGGTCTTTTGAATACGCCATTAACACAGGTGATCTGGTCAATAAAGCGAATGATGATGCCCAGTGGAAAGTAGCAGACAGCAACTTGAAAAAATTAGATGATGCAGGCGTCCCGTACGGGGTTCTGGGCGGAAACCATGATGTAATCATCGACGGTGTGGATTACTCCTATTACAAAAAGTACGTAGGTGCTGATCGATATAAGAATAAGCCGTGGTTTGGCGGAGACATGGACAACAACCGCAACCATTACGATCTTGTATCGTTTGGCGGCCATGATTTCATTATCCTTTATATAGGATTTGGCACCGAGGATACACCAGAAACGATTGCGTGGGCGAATGAAGTGTTGAAAAAACATTCGGACCGCAATGCGATTTTAGCCATGCATGCCTATCTAGAAGGAAATGCAACTCTGTCTAAAATGGCCCAAAATGTATTCGATCAAGTCGTTAAGCAAAATGATAATGTGTTAATGACGGTCAGCGGACATTACCATGGCGCCAACCGCAGAGTTTCAACCGTTACGAACTCTGACGGAAGCAAGAGACAAGTGCTGGAAATGCTTTCTGACTATCAAGGAGGTCCTGAAGGCGGTCAAGGATATGTACGGTTTTTAACCTTTGATCCTGAAGCAGGAAAGCTGGATGTAGTAACCTATTCTCCATATAAGAACGACTATAATTTCTTTGATGATGGAGATGTGGACACCTTTACCGAAGACATTCAGCTGAAGGATTACAACAAACGAGTGGCGACCGATTACTTTGCTGCGAACGTGTACTCTAATGAAAAAATTGGCGAGCATAAGAACGTAGAATCCGGAGGAATTGCGTCAGCTAAATGGAGAAATCTAAAAGCGAACGAAACATATTTCTGGTACATGAACATTACAGACCAATATGGCGCTACCAGACGTTCCGACATCTACAGATTCTCAACAGGGCCTGCCGAATCTCCAAATCCACCAGGTGATGATGGCGGAGATGATAAAGATCCGATCGATAAGGATCCAAATGATAAAAACCCGATTGATAAAGATCCAGTCGATAAGGATCCGAATGAAAAAGACCCAGTCGATAAGGACCCAAGTGATAAAGATCCGATTGATAAAAATCCGGATGACAAGGATCCAATCAACACGGACCCAGTTGACTACAATCCAGATGATCATGATCAGCAAAACGATGATAATGGCCAAGACGAATCTTTTGATCCAATCGATGAAAACCTGCCGAACACAGCAACAAATGTGTATAATTGGTTAGCCGCAGGAGGTATATTGCTGATTGCAGGAACATTACTGCTGGTAATAAGACGAAGAAAAATGTTCAACTGATTAACGTTACACCTTATATAGAAACAAAAAGAAGTCAGTATTGGTTGATGCTGGCTTCTTTTTCGATTGATACAATAAATAAATTGACAAATAGAGGAGAGGATTTTTATAATATAAATAAAAACAGACTGACGGTTTGTTTATGAAATGGGGATTATTTATGAGTGAGGAAACAAGAAAGTCTGCCGGATGGCTTATCATTATCCTGCCAACAGTGATTATTGGCGGTGTCAGTATTTTATCGCTATTAATAGGTTCACCCGCCTATCAGGAAAATCCGCTTCGCCAAGATTTATGGAGAGCCGGCCATGCCCCTGCCGGTATATTGCTTATTTTGTCTTTAGTGGCCTTTCTCTACATTGATCGTACAAATTGGAGCAAGCAAATGAAGCGGTTGATTCGCTCGGCGATTCCCGCATCGGCCATACTCTTGCCAATGGCATTTTTCTTTTCTGTTCTTACCCCTGATGCAACCGAGCCAAATGGTTTTATCTATTTGGCGTACGTAGGAGCTTTCAGTTTAGCAGCAGGACTTATACTGCTTGGGATAGGATTGATACGGAAGCCGGCGGAAGTAGAGGTAAACAGCAATCAGAATCAGTTTAAAATGGAGGATTCAAATTGAAGCAGGCAGAAAGGCGGCAACAAACCATACAATTATTACTTGAGACCACAAATCAATTGGTTCGCGAGAAAGGGTGCAATTCGGTTACGATGAAAGACATTGTGGACAGATCCGGTCTTTCCAAGGGGGCTATTTTTCATTACGTAAAAAGCAAAAACGAGATCTTTGCATGGGTCCTGCAGGAAGGACTGGATGACATTGACCAAAGGTTTACCGATCGAGTGAATAGCGGCAAAAAAGAATTTCAGGGTCCTTTAAATGAAATCACCAAACGATTCGATGAACTTCAAGATCCTGAAAGCGTGACGAACCAAATCCTTGTATATTTGCTCGCAAAAAACGGCCAGAAGGAAATTGACGAGGTGCTCGATCGGTTTTACCACCAATCTGTTCGGCTTTCCCGCCAATGGATTGCAACGGGGCAAAAACATGGCGTAATCCCAGCTTCGGTGGATTCGAACAAAATGGGGGAGCTGTTCGTCCTCATTTCATTCGGGCTTCGGATGCGATCTTTCCTGACAGATAAAGATTCATCCTTTCACATCGATGATTTTGCTTCATTTCTTAAAGTAACGTTAAATGGAGAGAGGGGATAACAGATGGCACCATTTATCACACTTATTTTTGCTTTTATTTTATTATATACTGGTGGCTTACTTGGCTGGACATACATGGCTCAATGGCAGCATGCTCTTCAAGGAGCTGTAGCAGCAATGTTTTTGCTGACAGCTTCGGCTCATTGGGGGAAAAGAAGGCCGGATCTTATTCGAATGGTACCCATGATTTTCCCGCGTCCAGATTGGATTGTGACGGCAACTGGCTTGCTCGAAATCATCGGTGCTGTCTTACTTGTGATTCCATTCACTTCTACGGCAGCATCAATTAGCCTTGCAATCATGCTATTGGCCATGTTTCCGGCGAATATCCGTGCATCACGTGAAAAATTGCAGCTTGCTGGAAAAGAAGCGATGCTGATTAAAGCACGGACTCTTATTCAAATTGTTTTCTTGCTTGCTGTGATTTTAGCAGGGCTTTAGTGTTGGTTCGCTTTGTATCATTCCTATATAAAATTGAATACAAAGAGCTTTCAGGTATAAATATGCCTAAGAAAATGTAATGAACTTTCTTAACTTTTCCCGCGTGCTCATTACATATGGTATTTGCCGATTCGTTCTTTCAACTTCATTCAGTCCTTCGTGGATTAACCTCAAGACTGCCCTAATAATTGGTGTCTTCATCCTCACCTTAATCAATAATATCCTCATTTTGAGCAAATAATATTAATCAAAAATCGTCTACTTCAATTACAGTTAAATTTTTATTTTTTTTTATCAAATCGTCTAGACATAATCTTTTTTTTGTCTTATTATTTCATCTTGTGCTTAAAAAAGATTATGAAAAGGGGTGTGGGTCAATGACTCGTTTAAATTTCTCAAGAACAACTGTTTTAGCTTTCTTTATGATTAGTACATTTGCCATTGGAATGGTGGAGTATGTTGTTACAGGATTACTCACTCAATTCGCGGAAGATTTGAATGTGGAAGTATCAACGACAGGATTACTATTGAGTGTCTATGCGATTAGTGTAGCAGTCTTTGGTCCACTCCTTCGAATGATTACGATAAAATTTCCGCCAAAGCCTTTGCTTATTGGTCTAATGGCAGTATTTATTCTGAGTAATATCATTGCTGCAACTGCGGCAAACTTTGAGATCTTATTGGTTTCTCGCTTGTTATCAGCAGCTATGCATGCGCCGTTTTTTGGCTTAACTATGTCTATAGCTTATAATATATCCGCTCCGGAGAAACGTACTAGTGCAATTGCGGCGGTTCAAGGAGGGCTTACGATTGCTGTGATGCTTGGTGTGCCATTTGGCTCTTTGTTAGGCGGAATGTTTGAATGGCGCTACGTATTCTGGTTCATTGTATTCCTGGGTGTGATTGCATTGATCGGATTGATCCTCGTCACACCGAATGAACGTCCGGCAGAAGCGCCTAATTTGAAAAAAGAACTTAGCGTCTTTAAAAATAAAAATGTCCTAATGGTCCTCGCGATCATCGTCTTTGGATTTTCCGGTGTCTTCACGGCATATACTTTTAATGAGCCAATGCTGCGAGAGTACGCAGGTTTTGGAGTTCCTGGTGTCACAGTTGGAATGTTTTGTTTTGGACTTGGTGCGGTGATTGGGAACTTCGCATCTGGCAGAATCCGGCCGAGTCTATTAACAGAGAGACTGATGGCAGCATTAGTGATGTTAGCGATTGTCTTAGTATTGTTTACCTTCTTTCTGCAATTTACAATTTTGGCGTTTGTTATTTGCTTTTTCTTCGGAATGGGGACGTTTGGTACAACGCCGCTTCTTAACTCTAAAATTATTATTGCTGGTCGCGAGGCGCCGTCTTTATCCGGCACCATTGCCGCATCAATTTTTAATTTAGCAAACTGTATTGGAGCAACATTAGGGAGCATGTTATTGAATTTCGGCTTTAACTACACCATGATCACAATCGTTGCTGCAGGGATAATCGTGTTCGGCCTGGCACTTACGGTGCTTACGCATAAGGTAGAGGATAAGGAATTGTATGCTTCTTAAGCAGTTAAATAAGCTGAGCTCAATTTATTGCAGCTCAGCTTTACATAGATAAGCGCAGAATGGAGATAATATCCATTCTTTTTTTACACATTTTTTAGATATTAGCAATTTGGAACCTATAGACGCTCTTATGAATATACTTTTTTGACGTGTATAGTGGGTTCATGCCTACTTGAGCGATAGGGAGGGTTTATGTTGCCGGTAACGATTTATCAAGGCAATCACCATGTTTTAAGTCCTTCAGATATCAACATTGTCATCGACGTCATCAGAGCATTTACTGTCGCCCATTATGCTTTTCTAGAAGGTGTAAAAGAGATATTGCTGGTGCAAACGCAAAAAGAAGCTTTTCTATTGAAGGAAGAATGTCCGGAATATTTATTAACAGGGGAGGTGAAGGGCGTCGGCATCGAAGGCTTTGATTTTGATAACTCTCCAAAACGCATCACGCAGCACCAATTGAAAGGGAAGAGCCTCGTCCAAAAAACCACAAATGGTGTCAATGCTACGTTGCGAGCATTAGCTGCCCGGCATGTTTTTGTTACTGGTTTTACCAATGCGAAAACTACAGCGGAATATGTCAGAAGCATCTGCGGGAATCCAAATACTTCAGTGATCAATATCGTTGCTTCGCATCCGACAGGTGATGATGACCTCGCCTGTGCTGATTATATCAAAGGCATTATTTTAGATAATCAATCGATAACAGCCCCTGAAACAATTGCTAGGATCAAGAACTCTTCAGTTGCTGAGAAATTTTTTGATCGTGAAAATCCATTATTCGATGAAGAGGATATTTCCTATTGCACGAAAGAAATACCGGGTAATTTCGTGATGAGAGTGAACCAAGAACGTAAAGTTCCAACGATTGAGAGGGTTGTAAGATGAAAAATTTGGCGCTTACATTGCCAGAGAGAACGAGAAAGCCGCGGCAAACGGGTTTGACTGTTTTAATTGATAATGGATTTCCTATTCACTTTTTTAAGGATACGATCAACGGTGCGAGCGAGTTTATTGATTTTGTGAAATTTGGCTGGGGAACTTCTTTAATAACGAAAGACCTTGAGGAAAAGATTGTTTGTTTGAAAGAGAACAATGTGAAGTACTTTTTTGGCGGTACGTTATTCGAAAAATTTGTAAGCCAAAACAAAGTCGACGAATTTTACACATACTGCAGCTTGTACGGATGTGAATATATTGAAATATCGAACGGGACCTTTCCATTAACAAATAAAGAAAAGGCACGTTATATTGCTGAATTTTCAGATCAATTTCATGTTTTCAGTGAAGTCGGCAGCAAGGACCCTATCCTATCAAATGAGCAAAGTTCTGCTGAATGGATCGAATACATTCACGAGGATATTGAAGCCGGATCACAAAAAGTAATTACGGAAACTAGAGAAAGCGGGACAGGCGGGCTGTGTTCCAATAACGGAGAAATGCGTTTAGAGATTGTGGATGACATTCTGTCGTCTCGCATTGATATGAATCAGCTGATTTTTGAAGCGCCGAACAAGACTTTACAGACAACTTTCATCAAAAAACTTGGCCCTAATGTAAATTTGGCAAATATCGCATTTTGTGATGCAATCTCCTTAGAAACACTGAGATTAGGGTTAAGATCGGATACTTTCTATCTCTCTTGAATCGAAGAACGAACAGACTAAAAGTGTTTAAAATAACTCTTGTCTGCTTCCTCTATTTAGCAAGGGAGAGTTATTTTAAACACCCGCAAAAAGAAGAGTCACCGCGGCTTTAAGAATTGGTTAATTATCAATATACCAACAATCAAAACAGGAATAACAACAAACAATCTAATATTATCATCCAATAAATATTCACTTAAAAGAACAACAATTCCTGCATAAATTGCTAAAATTAAAGCGACTCTTTTTTTCATCTAGGTTGCTCCTTTATTATAGATCGAAGATGATTTAAATATTTGCACAAACTTGTCATCAGTTTTAAATTCTTCGTAACTCCCTTGTGTATATTCGTTAATTATAGAACGCCAAAAAATTTGAGCATTCTTATTTTTACGCTCTTGAGAAACTTCCCATTTACCTGGAAGCTTATTGAAAAGCTCAAAAGCAGTAGCTTTTCCAATTCCTTTTCTTCTCCACTTTCTCATAATGAAGAATTCTGCTATTGAGTGAGTAATATCTTTTCGATTTAAACATGATACGCTATTTACTAATACAAAACCTGCTAATTTGTTATTTACTTTCAAACAAATATGGGATTCTGCCTTCATCTTTTCCTTGCGGCGTCCAATAATGGTCAAGGTACACATACTCAAACACTCCGAAACTGTTTGAATCATTGCCAGTAAACTCGCTTCTATCATAG
This window of the Bacillus gobiensis genome carries:
- a CDS encoding MOSC domain-containing protein is translated as MWKSYEAAIESLYIAEKQNTFVTEPIKQADLDYGGIPGDLHFGLTKLAGAREPMYPRKTKIFNRRQISIVSVEECAEIADILGVEKILPEWLGANIAISGFSHFTQLPEGSRIVFPSGAGLVCEGENHPCVQPGEIIQQAYKDEPKLAAKFVKAAYGRRGIVCVVECPGKIKEDDQIEIISYQPPKLKLDPQLVKN
- a CDS encoding lamin tail domain-containing protein, whose translation is MRRRMLSMLLCLSLFGTTFASSANAVGNVNQRLVPLHVDKSSKPLSITEVYSDDKASPKIEGAGDQDLFEYVEIYNNTNEKADFNKLYGISYSYDSKHKDLSVASADKNDGNVIIPANSPAVFWVERTNESISGAARNLTEADFRNYHNIPDNVPVFKVRGQDGIADSDGDFIISKKDNKEDVLSEVSYTKQDVADGKSLHLRVPASGTKSQSYKQKGEPTAGTIENEQFVPQKNSEPIIKHKPADSVEQGSDLKVSAEASDTDGDPLTVKLFYKSKESNDYKEYQMKKESGTKYTYTIPAKELSGNKASYYITASDGKASVQSDEFATAIDEKKASLKKAGSQDNKPAMPVLLTEVYPNDKAHSDIAGAGSNDLYEYVEIYNNTSSDINFNERYKVRYNFVSNLKDLSVTSVTDSQDKNVIIPANNPAVLWVERTSGSITGDAKNVTEADFRAYHNIPESVPVFKLRGQDGLANADRGFQITNKENNNEIISEVFYTNDDVADGKSQHLRVPKSGSLLVNYLQKGNTSAGDVAPDQLIPSENKEPLIQHQPLESVKAESDFKVTAEATDADSDPLTLKLYYKTSESAEYTKKEMTKESGSNFSYTIPKDELSGSKVSYYLEASDGETVSRSTDYVVPVHGANPKTPPVLITEIAPHPAGDFRLGTGNQYEFIEFYNNSDKPLNLKGYSLFYLYPGNTDPKQWTIPVDTNIEPYSTGVIWFAKEAISAGFTNVADFNTHYNSTLKDNDVIFYDNSKPADFNLPNATNRGYAISSSDSVNDIVVEAWYDSANASSPDRLVNDVRNGVIRYSYPDSGKKMERLDTRNYANPGNLDKGQVPLKDGNDMIAPSIKHDQLIYNVEKNNATKITIESDEELSKSELKYGLTTDKGTDFTGSMDLTLKEKSDGRYVYEGSLTISEPGTYRYMIVAEDKSGNVTKFPYNSLGNVLTVNEKGREVALPEKGLSLNEGAMLKENVGFYAYGEHANDEITVTLNGDPLNLRPALPGPVQFGFQSRSIDQIYQASASAKNPAGESKFIERLLPKYLQEAWYLYDVSPDYFVSNQSVSIHTGNENMPYDLDTHDKYFGKTNYDDFDVKNVHIILPDGTLVKPETVRNYLGSKSETEVSYSENVYFPLGDGGGGSSGNLNKPLISEFKFPIPSDKYTARYSEIDTSKLADGTYSLEMKIGNDSIQKVETKIDNTKPVIKGIKYGTEDYLEDSKSPKGPITFSVEADDNLTGISKVEAKLDDKKISLPYETSSAILSPGEHVISVTAYDGAGNQATKSVTFNINEEKPLEPGQVSPEDFADSVSRNATLRAKVTDPSGDRMDVGFYKGSKYDFARKGHIKGFTNIADREPPLTVAPSGETAIEKNDQAKIAYEDGKYLVNDSPSGFPYHRFEISVDEQLNNGSTVELYWKGKTLPNRKVTLYAWDYQEEKWQALKAETGNAEEKDIVLSSEVEIGKYVKNGKIQAMVQDEIKNPNDPFTMLWFTDTQFYAESYPHIFDTLGDWIVDEYKKGSFEYAINTGDLVNKANDDAQWKVADSNLKKLDDAGVPYGVLGGNHDVIIDGVDYSYYKKYVGADRYKNKPWFGGDMDNNRNHYDLVSFGGHDFIILYIGFGTEDTPETIAWANEVLKKHSDRNAILAMHAYLEGNATLSKMAQNVFDQVVKQNDNVLMTVSGHYHGANRRVSTVTNSDGSKRQVLEMLSDYQGGPEGGQGYVRFLTFDPEAGKLDVVTYSPYKNDYNFFDDGDVDTFTEDIQLKDYNKRVATDYFAANVYSNEKIGEHKNVESGGIASAKWRNLKANETYFWYMNITDQYGATRRSDIYRFSTGPAESPNPPGDDGGDDKDPIDKDPNDKNPIDKDPVDKDPNEKDPVDKDPSDKDPIDKNPDDKDPINTDPVDYNPDDHDQQNDDNGQDESFDPIDENLPNTATNVYNWLAAGGILLIAGTLLLVIRRRKMFN
- a CDS encoding TetR/AcrR family transcriptional regulator translates to MKQAERRQQTIQLLLETTNQLVREKGCNSVTMKDIVDRSGLSKGAIFHYVKSKNEIFAWVLQEGLDDIDQRFTDRVNSGKKEFQGPLNEITKRFDELQDPESVTNQILVYLLAKNGQKEIDEVLDRFYHQSVRLSRQWIATGQKHGVIPASVDSNKMGELFVLISFGLRMRSFLTDKDSSFHIDDFASFLKVTLNGERG
- a CDS encoding DoxX family protein, producing the protein MAPFITLIFAFILLYTGGLLGWTYMAQWQHALQGAVAAMFLLTASAHWGKRRPDLIRMVPMIFPRPDWIVTATGLLEIIGAVLLVIPFTSTAASISLAIMLLAMFPANIRASREKLQLAGKEAMLIKARTLIQIVFLLAVILAGL
- a CDS encoding MFS transporter gives rise to the protein MTRLNFSRTTVLAFFMISTFAIGMVEYVVTGLLTQFAEDLNVEVSTTGLLLSVYAISVAVFGPLLRMITIKFPPKPLLIGLMAVFILSNIIAATAANFEILLVSRLLSAAMHAPFFGLTMSIAYNISAPEKRTSAIAAVQGGLTIAVMLGVPFGSLLGGMFEWRYVFWFIVFLGVIALIGLILVTPNERPAEAPNLKKELSVFKNKNVLMVLAIIVFGFSGVFTAYTFNEPMLREYAGFGVPGVTVGMFCFGLGAVIGNFASGRIRPSLLTERLMAALVMLAIVLVLFTFFLQFTILAFVICFFFGMGTFGTTPLLNSKIIIAGREAPSLSGTIAASIFNLANCIGATLGSMLLNFGFNYTMITIVAAGIIVFGLALTVLTHKVEDKELYAS